One Sporocytophaga myxococcoides DNA segment encodes these proteins:
- a CDS encoding non-canonical purine NTP diphosphatase: protein MELCFATNNKGKLAEIKHLLSNQYTILSLQDIGCYEELEETQPTIEGNSLQKASYVYEKYKINCFADDTGLEVNALNGAPGVISARYAGPDCSPEDNMNLLLKNLEGKTDRSATFKTVITLIINGNSYTFTGFADGIILNEKKGAQGFGYDPIFQPVGFSKTFAEMSLEEKNPISHRGRAVAKLTAFLKDQV from the coding sequence ATGGAACTCTGTTTTGCGACCAACAACAAGGGCAAACTTGCTGAAATAAAGCATTTATTATCAAATCAATATACAATTCTCAGCCTACAGGATATTGGATGCTATGAAGAACTTGAAGAAACCCAACCAACCATTGAAGGAAATTCTTTACAAAAAGCATCTTATGTGTATGAAAAATATAAAATTAACTGCTTTGCAGATGATACGGGGCTGGAAGTAAATGCTTTAAATGGGGCTCCGGGAGTCATTTCTGCCAGATATGCAGGGCCAGACTGTTCTCCTGAAGACAACATGAATCTTCTTTTAAAAAACCTGGAAGGGAAAACGGACAGATCAGCTACATTCAAAACCGTAATCACATTGATTATCAATGGAAACTCATATACATTCACAGGTTTTGCAGATGGCATTATTCTAAATGAGAAAAAAGGAGCACAGGGCTTTGGCTATGACCCTATTTTCCAGCCAGTAGGTTTTTCAAAAACTTTTGCAGAAATGTCCTTGGAGGAAAAGAATCCTATTAGTCACAGAGGAAGAGCTGTAGCAAAACTGACCGCTTTTTTGAAGGACCAGGTTTAA
- a CDS encoding 30S ribosomal protein S16, with protein sequence MPVKIRLARRGRKKLALYDIVVADSKAPRDGRFIEKLGTYNPNTHPAIVKFDEERALYWVLTGAQPTDTARTLLSDKGIMLKKHLQVGVNKGAITQDQADKKFNEWLKSKESKVSGAATELEKKKAAEKKAKLDAESKVNEARKAAIKAKAVVVEAAPAAPAEGEAPAAESAE encoded by the coding sequence ATGCCAGTAAAAATCAGATTAGCGCGTCGCGGACGCAAAAAGCTTGCTCTATATGATATAGTAGTAGCTGATTCAAAAGCACCACGTGATGGTCGCTTCATTGAAAAATTGGGTACTTACAACCCAAATACTCACCCTGCAATTGTTAAATTTGATGAAGAGAGAGCTCTTTATTGGGTTTTAACAGGTGCTCAACCTACAGATACAGCAAGAACGCTGCTTTCTGATAAAGGGATTATGCTGAAAAAACACTTGCAAGTCGGTGTTAACAAGGGTGCAATTACTCAAGATCAGGCAGATAAGAAATTCAATGAATGGTTGAAGAGCAAAGAATCTAAAGTTAGTGGTGCTGCTACCGAGCTTGAGAAGAAAAAAGCTGCTGAGAAAAAAGCTAAACTTGATGCAGAATCTAAAGTAAACGAAGCTAGAAAAGCTGCAATCAAAGCAAAAGCTGTAGTTGTTGAAGCTGCTCCTGCTGCTCCTGCAGAAGGTGAAGCCCCAGCTGCAGAATCTGCTGAATAA
- the rimM gene encoding ribosome maturation factor RimM (Essential for efficient processing of 16S rRNA) produces MDLESCYILGKITRLHGVKGEVAIKFDVDDPYEYEELESVFLEKNQKLIPFFIDSIRIVKDNMAIIQFEDVDLKTAEGLINTSLYLPLENLPELEEGQFYYHDIIGYQVEDKTLGKLGVISNVFELPGHDLLEMNYKNQEVLIPLHDDIILSADQETKVVYVNLPAGLMDVYLSEEGEPDDED; encoded by the coding sequence ATGGATCTGGAATCCTGTTATATTTTAGGAAAGATTACCAGACTGCATGGGGTCAAGGGTGAAGTCGCAATAAAATTCGACGTTGATGATCCTTACGAATACGAAGAATTGGAATCAGTTTTTTTGGAGAAAAACCAAAAACTGATTCCTTTTTTTATTGATTCCATCCGAATTGTCAAAGACAATATGGCTATTATCCAGTTTGAAGATGTCGATCTTAAAACTGCTGAAGGTCTAATCAATACTTCTCTTTATCTGCCCCTTGAAAATCTTCCTGAACTGGAAGAAGGACAGTTTTACTACCATGACATTATCGGGTATCAGGTAGAAGATAAAACCCTTGGAAAGTTAGGTGTAATATCTAATGTGTTTGAACTTCCCGGTCATGACCTCCTTGAGATGAATTATAAGAATCAGGAGGTGTTAATTCCTTTACATGATGATATCATTCTTAGTGCGGATCAGGAAACGAAAGTTGTATATGTTAACCTGCCTGCCGGATTAATGGATGTTTATCTTTCCGAGGAAGGAGAGCCTGATGATGAGGATTGA
- the trmD gene encoding tRNA (guanosine(37)-N1)-methyltransferase TrmD yields the protein MRIDIITCLPKLLDSFFAQSILKRAQDKQLVEVHVHDLRDFSPFKHRQVDDYAFGGGAGMVLMPEPIDLCIQKLKAERKYDAVVYMTPDGEKFDQKKANSFSLLKNIILLCGHYKGVDERIRQHLITHEWTIGDYVLSGGELAAAVVSDAIIRLIPGVLSDETSALTDSFQDDLLAPPVFTRPAEYKGWKVPDVLLSGHEAEIEKWRTEQALERTKVRRPDLYNKHFSEEG from the coding sequence ATGAGGATTGACATTATTACTTGTCTACCTAAACTTCTGGATAGTTTTTTTGCTCAGTCAATATTAAAAAGAGCTCAGGATAAACAATTGGTAGAAGTTCATGTGCACGATCTGAGAGATTTTTCTCCATTTAAGCATAGGCAGGTAGATGATTATGCTTTTGGAGGAGGAGCTGGTATGGTTTTAATGCCGGAACCAATTGATTTGTGTATTCAGAAGCTTAAGGCTGAAAGGAAGTACGACGCAGTTGTTTATATGACTCCTGACGGAGAAAAGTTTGACCAGAAAAAAGCTAACTCTTTTAGTCTTCTCAAAAATATCATCCTCCTATGTGGTCATTACAAAGGCGTAGATGAAAGAATCCGCCAACATCTGATTACACATGAATGGACCATTGGTGATTACGTTCTTTCAGGGGGTGAACTGGCTGCGGCGGTAGTTTCGGATGCAATCATAAGGTTGATTCCAGGAGTGCTTTCTGACGAAACTTCAGCTCTGACAGATTCTTTTCAGGACGATCTTCTTGCTCCGCCCGTTTTTACTCGGCCGGCAGAATATAAAGGCTGGAAAGTTCCAGATGTTTTACTCAGCGGACACGAAGCAGAAATCGAAAAGTGGAGGACTGAACAAGCACTTGAAAGAACAAAAGTCAGAAGGCCAGATCTTTACAATAAACATTTCTCAGAAGAAGGTTAA
- the rplS gene encoding 50S ribosomal protein L19 — protein MSDLIKFVEAESKEKRTALPAFNAGDTITVHVKITEGNKERIQLFQGTVIQRKNVNTNGETFTVRKISSGVAVERIFPILSPSVEKVELVRKGSVRRARLFYLRDKEGKAARIKEDKKFEDKAKTSAPAAPKAAKAPKAKA, from the coding sequence ATGAGCGATTTAATAAAATTTGTGGAAGCTGAATCAAAAGAGAAGAGAACTGCTCTTCCTGCTTTCAACGCTGGTGATACTATCACTGTCCACGTTAAAATAACCGAAGGAAATAAAGAAAGAATTCAGCTATTCCAAGGAACAGTAATTCAAAGGAAAAATGTTAACACTAACGGTGAAACATTTACTGTAAGAAAAATTTCTAGTGGAGTTGCTGTAGAAAGAATTTTCCCAATACTTTCCCCTTCAGTAGAAAAGGTAGAATTAGTAAGAAAAGGTTCTGTAAGAAGAGCAAGATTATTCTATCTGAGAGACAAAGAAGGTAAAGCTGCAAGAATCAAAGAGGATAAAAAATTTGAAGATAAAGCAAAAACTTCTGCTCCTGCTGCTCCAAAAGCAGCTAAAGCTCCAAAAGCTAAAGCATAG
- the dapF gene encoding diaminopimelate epimerase — translation MNLKFFKYQGTGNDFIMVDNRKKFFDTANTDLVKFLCDRRFGVGGDGFILLEEHPDYDFQMVYFNSDGNQSSMCGNGGRCIVQFASDMGVIGSETSFLAIDGPHDAYIKDGLVHLKMIDVDAVEEGNGFYFLNTGSPHYVQYVQKIKEFAVYDEGYKVRNNERFRKEGTNVNFIEKDGDRLWVRTYERGVEDETYSCGTGVTASALVASLQGMKSPVPVTTLGGDLSISFQKADKGYKDIYLIGPAKQVFEGIIKI, via the coding sequence ATGAATTTAAAATTCTTTAAATATCAGGGAACAGGAAACGATTTCATCATGGTTGATAATCGTAAGAAATTCTTTGATACTGCAAATACTGATCTTGTTAAGTTTCTATGTGACAGGAGATTTGGTGTTGGTGGAGATGGGTTTATTCTCCTTGAAGAGCACCCTGATTATGATTTTCAGATGGTTTATTTTAATTCTGACGGGAATCAAAGTTCTATGTGTGGTAACGGCGGAAGGTGTATTGTTCAGTTTGCCAGTGATATGGGGGTGATTGGTAGTGAAACCTCTTTCCTGGCTATTGACGGTCCGCATGACGCTTACATTAAAGATGGACTGGTTCATCTTAAAATGATTGATGTGGATGCAGTGGAGGAAGGGAATGGATTTTATTTTTTAAATACAGGAAGTCCTCATTATGTACAATATGTGCAAAAGATCAAAGAGTTTGCGGTGTACGACGAAGGGTATAAAGTGAGAAATAACGAGCGTTTCAGAAAAGAAGGGACGAACGTAAATTTTATAGAAAAAGACGGCGACAGGTTATGGGTAAGAACTTATGAGCGTGGAGTCGAAGATGAAACTTATTCCTGTGGAACAGGTGTTACCGCCTCAGCACTGGTGGCATCTTTGCAGGGAATGAAAAGTCCCGTTCCTGTGACTACACTCGGCGGAGACCTAAGTATTTCTTTCCAAAAAGCTGATAAAGGTTATAAAGATATATACCTCATTGGTCCCGCAAAACAGGTTTTTGAAGGCATAATAAAAATCTAA
- the secA gene encoding preprotein translocase subunit SecA codes for MFELIAKGITKIFGTKSERDLKELGPYVQLVNDEYAKLKSISDDQLRAKTAELKAIIASDLKSVDDQIAALHKQVADNPDLDINEKEKTFGEIDKLGKQRNKDLEAVLLKILPTAFAVVKETARRWKENGEIVVEASEMDKAIAAKRKGVEIVGNKAHWKNKWVAAGVEITWEMLHYDVQIIGGVVLHQGKIAEMATGEGKTLVATFPAYLNALAGKGVHIVTVNDYLAKRDSEWMGPLYEFHGLSVDCIDKHEANSEERAAAYRADITFGTNNEFGFDYLRDNMARDTEDLVQREHFYAMVDEVDSVLIDDARTPLIISGPVPRGDEHEFYELKPRVYKIVEAQKKIVNNYLVEAKKKIAEGDEKAGGLALFRAYRGLPKAKPLIKYLSEMGIKTILQKTESYYLQENGKLMPEADEPLYFTIDEKHNNIELTEKGIDFITGEGEDPNLFILPDIATGLDAIESNKTLPEEVRITQKETLLKEYSDKSQRVHTIQQLLKAYALFEKDVDYIIVENKVKIVDEQTGRVMEGRRYSDGLHQALEAKENVKVEEATQTYATITLQNYFRMYHKLAGMTGTAETEAGEFWEIYKLDVVVIPTNRGIVRDDREDKVYKTVREKFNAVADEISELTKQGRPVLVGTTSVEISELLSRMLKLRNIKHQVLNAKYHQKEAEIVAEAGKASTVTIATNMAGRGTDIKLTVESKNAGGLAIIGTERHESRRVDRQLRGRSGRQGDPGSSQFFVSLEDNLMRLFGSDRIAKFMDRLGLEEGEVIQHSMITKSIERAQKKVEENNFGVRKRLLEYDNVMNSQREVIYTRRRNALFGERLELDILTMIYDLSENIVTNGKAVENYEDFKLNIHSTFGFASSISQDDFSKLKTDVLTDRLYKEALKFYTDKAQNLVGKTLPIFKEIEATKGREVTSVGIPFTDGRRSINVSGDLKKLVAPNSRELITSVEKYASLAFIDMAWKEHLRDMDDLKQSVQNAVFEQKDPLLVYKFEAFQMFKGFLGKVNEDTVSFLYKADLPVREAEEVQEARHPRPVQNLKENKDEARSVLSGNGQSAAVSEPAQPKVLPVKSEKVAGRNDRVSVQYNDGSIKKDVKFKTVEDDINNNKCVIIDED; via the coding sequence ATGTTTGAATTAATAGCCAAAGGAATAACAAAAATTTTCGGTACCAAATCGGAGAGGGACTTGAAGGAGCTGGGACCATACGTGCAGTTGGTAAATGACGAATATGCGAAGTTAAAATCGATTTCGGACGATCAGTTAAGAGCTAAAACTGCAGAACTTAAAGCGATCATTGCAAGTGATTTGAAATCTGTGGATGATCAGATTGCTGCACTTCATAAACAAGTCGCTGATAATCCGGATCTCGATATTAATGAAAAGGAGAAAACCTTTGGCGAAATAGACAAGCTTGGGAAGCAGAGAAACAAAGATCTTGAAGCTGTGCTGCTGAAAATTCTTCCTACTGCTTTTGCTGTGGTTAAAGAAACGGCAAGAAGATGGAAAGAAAATGGGGAAATCGTTGTAGAAGCCAGCGAAATGGATAAGGCAATTGCTGCGAAAAGAAAAGGTGTGGAAATTGTTGGGAATAAGGCTCATTGGAAAAATAAATGGGTTGCTGCCGGTGTTGAAATTACCTGGGAAATGCTCCATTATGATGTTCAGATCATTGGTGGAGTTGTGCTACACCAGGGTAAAATTGCAGAGATGGCTACTGGTGAGGGTAAAACTCTTGTTGCTACTTTCCCTGCATACCTTAATGCACTTGCTGGAAAGGGTGTTCACATAGTTACGGTTAACGATTATCTTGCTAAAAGGGACTCTGAATGGATGGGGCCTCTTTATGAATTTCATGGGCTTTCTGTAGATTGTATAGATAAGCACGAGGCAAATTCCGAAGAGCGCGCTGCGGCATATCGTGCTGATATTACATTTGGTACTAACAATGAGTTTGGCTTCGATTATCTGAGAGATAATATGGCCAGAGATACCGAAGATCTTGTGCAAAGAGAGCATTTTTATGCCATGGTCGATGAGGTCGACTCTGTGTTAATTGACGATGCAAGAACACCATTGATCATTTCCGGTCCTGTTCCAAGAGGAGATGAACATGAATTTTATGAACTAAAACCTCGCGTTTATAAGATAGTTGAAGCGCAAAAGAAAATTGTTAACAATTACCTGGTCGAGGCGAAAAAGAAAATTGCAGAAGGTGATGAGAAAGCGGGTGGACTAGCTCTTTTCAGAGCTTACAGAGGTCTTCCTAAGGCTAAGCCTTTAATTAAATACCTCAGCGAAATGGGTATTAAAACCATCCTGCAGAAAACAGAAAGCTACTACCTGCAGGAAAATGGCAAATTAATGCCCGAGGCAGATGAACCTTTGTATTTCACGATTGATGAAAAACATAACAACATTGAGCTTACTGAAAAGGGTATTGATTTTATCACTGGCGAAGGTGAGGATCCTAACTTGTTTATCCTTCCTGATATTGCTACTGGGCTTGATGCAATAGAAAGCAACAAGACTCTGCCTGAAGAAGTAAGAATTACCCAGAAAGAGACATTGTTAAAAGAGTATTCAGACAAATCTCAGCGTGTTCATACCATTCAGCAATTGCTAAAAGCTTATGCTTTATTTGAAAAGGATGTAGATTATATCATCGTTGAAAATAAGGTTAAGATCGTGGATGAGCAAACTGGTCGTGTGATGGAAGGAAGACGATATTCGGATGGTCTTCACCAGGCTCTTGAGGCAAAAGAAAATGTGAAAGTAGAGGAGGCTACTCAAACCTATGCTACCATCACGCTTCAGAACTATTTCAGAATGTATCATAAGCTTGCAGGTATGACTGGTACTGCAGAAACTGAAGCTGGTGAGTTTTGGGAGATTTATAAACTTGATGTGGTTGTCATTCCTACAAACAGAGGAATTGTCAGAGACGACAGAGAAGATAAAGTATATAAAACGGTAAGAGAAAAGTTTAATGCCGTTGCTGATGAAATCAGTGAGTTGACAAAGCAGGGTCGTCCTGTTCTTGTTGGTACGACATCTGTTGAGATTTCCGAATTGTTGAGCAGGATGCTTAAGCTTCGCAACATCAAACATCAGGTATTGAATGCTAAATACCACCAAAAAGAAGCTGAGATTGTTGCAGAGGCTGGTAAAGCTTCCACTGTTACCATCGCAACTAACATGGCTGGTCGTGGTACGGATATTAAGCTTACTGTGGAATCTAAAAATGCTGGAGGTTTGGCAATTATTGGAACTGAAAGACATGAATCCCGTCGTGTGGATAGACAGCTTCGCGGCCGTTCCGGTCGTCAGGGTGATCCGGGGTCTTCGCAGTTCTTTGTAAGTCTTGAAGATAACCTGATGCGTCTCTTTGGTTCGGATAGAATAGCGAAATTCATGGATCGTCTTGGTCTTGAAGAAGGTGAAGTTATTCAGCATTCAATGATTACCAAGTCTATTGAAAGAGCTCAGAAAAAAGTTGAAGAAAATAACTTCGGTGTCAGAAAAAGACTTCTTGAATATGATAACGTAATGAACTCTCAAAGAGAAGTGATTTACACAAGGAGGAGGAATGCTTTATTTGGAGAACGTTTGGAGCTTGACATCCTGACTATGATTTATGACCTTTCCGAGAATATCGTAACAAATGGCAAGGCAGTTGAAAATTACGAAGACTTTAAACTTAATATTCATAGCACCTTCGGCTTCGCCTCAAGCATCTCTCAGGATGACTTTAGCAAGCTTAAAACAGATGTCTTAACAGATAGATTGTATAAAGAAGCATTGAAATTCTATACTGATAAGGCTCAGAATCTTGTTGGAAAAACATTACCTATATTTAAGGAAATTGAAGCTACAAAAGGAAGAGAAGTTACCTCTGTCGGTATTCCATTTACTGATGGCAGAAGAAGTATCAATGTATCCGGTGATCTGAAAAAGTTGGTTGCTCCAAACTCAAGAGAGTTGATTACTTCTGTTGAGAAATATGCTTCACTTGCCTTTATAGATATGGCTTGGAAAGAGCACTTAAGAGATATGGACGATCTGAAGCAATCTGTTCAGAATGCAGTATTTGAGCAGAAAGATCCTTTGCTCGTGTACAAATTTGAAGCATTCCAGATGTTCAAAGGTTTCCTTGGCAAAGTAAATGAAGATACAGTGTCATTCCTTTACAAAGCTGATTTGCCAGTGAGAGAGGCAGAGGAGGTTCAGGAAGCAAGACATCCTAGACCTGTTCAGAACCTGAAGGAAAATAAAGATGAAGCAAGAAGCGTTCTTTCAGGAAATGGACAGTCAGCTGCAGTGTCGGAGCCTGCGCAGCCTAAAGTTTTACCTGTAAAATCGGAAAAAGTAGCGGGGCGTAACGATAGAGTGTCTGTTCAGTATAATGACGGTAGCATTAAGAAGGATGTGAAATTTAAAACTGTTGAAGATGATATCAACAACAATAAATGTGTTATCATTGATGAAGACTAA
- a CDS encoding M20 metallopeptidase family protein, giving the protein MSSLVPRIKELAAMYAGDTINDRRYLHANPELSFEEFNTCKYVAEKLRSFGIETQEGVADTGVVGLIKGRNPEKKIIALRADMDALPIVEANEVPYKSKNVGVMHACGHDVHTSSLLGSARILQEVRDSFEGTIKLVFQPGEEKIPGGASLMIKAGVLQNPAPVNIIGQHVMPSIPAGKVGFRSGMYMASADEIYVTVKGKGGHAAMPDKNIDPILIASHIIIALQQIVSRNCDPKLPCVLSFGKFIANGATNVVPNEVKIEGTFRTLDEKWRKDAHTKMKKMAECIAEGMGGECEFTVLNGYPYLRNEPELTGRLKSFATDFLGEENVVDLDLWMASEDFAYYTQQIDACFYRLGVRNEAKGIISGVHTPTFDIEESALETGSGLMAWLAVNELGS; this is encoded by the coding sequence ATGAGTAGTCTTGTTCCAAGAATAAAAGAGCTGGCTGCAATGTATGCAGGAGATACTATAAACGATCGACGATATTTGCATGCTAACCCAGAATTGTCTTTTGAGGAGTTTAATACATGTAAGTATGTTGCCGAAAAGCTCAGAAGTTTTGGAATTGAAACTCAGGAAGGCGTTGCGGATACAGGAGTTGTCGGGCTTATAAAAGGAAGAAATCCAGAGAAAAAGATTATCGCTCTGAGAGCAGACATGGATGCGCTTCCTATTGTAGAAGCAAACGAGGTTCCGTATAAATCGAAGAATGTAGGGGTAATGCATGCTTGCGGCCACGATGTACATACGTCCTCCTTGCTCGGTTCTGCAAGAATATTACAAGAGGTAAGGGATTCATTCGAGGGTACTATAAAACTGGTTTTCCAACCTGGTGAAGAAAAAATACCTGGTGGAGCTTCTTTGATGATTAAAGCTGGAGTATTGCAAAATCCTGCACCGGTAAACATTATTGGTCAACATGTAATGCCTTCGATACCGGCAGGAAAAGTTGGCTTCCGCTCTGGTATGTATATGGCAAGTGCTGATGAGATTTATGTAACTGTAAAAGGAAAAGGTGGTCATGCTGCTATGCCTGATAAAAACATCGATCCGATTCTTATTGCTTCGCATATCATCATTGCATTACAGCAAATTGTCAGCAGAAATTGTGATCCTAAACTACCTTGTGTTCTTTCCTTTGGTAAATTTATTGCCAATGGCGCAACCAATGTTGTTCCAAATGAGGTGAAGATTGAAGGTACATTCAGGACGCTGGATGAGAAATGGAGAAAAGATGCCCATACCAAAATGAAAAAAATGGCAGAGTGTATCGCGGAAGGAATGGGAGGGGAGTGCGAATTTACTGTCCTTAATGGTTATCCTTATTTAAGAAATGAGCCGGAATTGACGGGCAGACTTAAATCTTTTGCTACAGATTTTCTTGGTGAAGAGAATGTTGTCGATCTTGATTTATGGATGGCATCTGAAGATTTTGCTTACTATACTCAGCAGATAGATGCTTGTTTTTATAGATTGGGTGTTCGGAATGAAGCTAAAGGAATAATTTCTGGAGTGCATACTCCTACTTTTGATATAGAAGAATCCGCTCTGGAAACTGGTTCCGGTTTGATGGCATGGCTTGCTGTCAATGAGCTTGGTTCATAA
- a CDS encoding SDR family oxidoreductase: MQKGDIVLITGGSSGVGLQLAKDLSQRGCKVLICGRSLEKLQQAQKEIPGIDIFQCDLSKIKDCNDLCNRITGKYPGLNILINNAAVVNKIDFRTDESAIPKAVEEFNTNIMAPIRLIKVLLPVIESNKRPQIINISTGLIYAPREIYPFYNATKAALHSFTQVLRMQLRKSSPVKITEVILPVVDTPWHKGNPPKMAMPVDKAVSEILSKLEKGQTEIRIGKVELLHWLSRIAPELAIKMLNRATSLK, translated from the coding sequence ATGCAAAAAGGAGATATTGTACTAATAACTGGCGGCAGCTCCGGGGTAGGGCTTCAGCTAGCAAAAGATCTTAGTCAAAGAGGTTGCAAAGTCCTCATTTGCGGTCGCTCTTTAGAAAAACTTCAACAGGCACAAAAAGAAATTCCTGGAATAGACATTTTCCAATGTGATCTTTCAAAAATAAAAGATTGTAATGATCTATGTAATCGGATTACTGGAAAATATCCTGGCCTTAATATTCTAATTAACAATGCAGCGGTTGTCAATAAAATAGACTTCAGGACGGATGAGTCGGCTATACCCAAAGCTGTCGAAGAATTTAACACCAATATAATGGCTCCGATAAGGCTAATCAAAGTACTTTTACCAGTAATCGAGAGCAATAAGCGGCCTCAAATTATTAATATATCTACAGGACTGATATATGCCCCTAGAGAAATATATCCTTTTTACAATGCGACCAAAGCTGCCTTACATTCCTTTACCCAGGTTTTAAGAATGCAATTAAGAAAATCATCGCCTGTTAAAATTACTGAGGTAATATTACCAGTTGTAGATACCCCATGGCACAAAGGCAATCCACCTAAAATGGCTATGCCTGTTGATAAAGCAGTTTCTGAAATATTATCCAAACTTGAAAAGGGACAAACGGAAATAAGAATAGGTAAAGTTGAACTACTCCATTGGCTTTCGAGAATTGCCCCAGAGCTTGCGATCAAAATGCTGAACAGAGCTACCAGCTTAAAATAA
- a CDS encoding Crp/Fnr family transcriptional regulator has product MQIRASNSFCIQMKGNTNSSDPLKNFRNFLTFVAPGPEEETETFLKLLKPVRIYKGEYFISEGQIPRKFAFINKGLFRYLYIDKTGKEFTKNFLTEGKFIVSYSAMIAQKTSLLYIEALEDSDILEIDYNQWLEVKKRHECWSVLLIAMLEHAFSVKEKRERDLLLLDARERYIDFLNEFPTLESRVKQHMIASYLGISPISLSRIRKNENH; this is encoded by the coding sequence ATGCAAATTAGAGCTAGCAATAGTTTTTGCATTCAGATGAAAGGTAATACAAACAGTAGTGACCCTTTAAAAAATTTCAGAAACTTCCTGACTTTTGTTGCACCAGGTCCTGAAGAAGAAACGGAGACTTTTTTAAAGCTTTTAAAACCTGTCAGAATATACAAAGGCGAATATTTCATATCTGAAGGACAAATACCAAGAAAGTTTGCATTCATTAATAAAGGCCTTTTCAGATATCTTTATATTGATAAAACTGGAAAAGAGTTTACCAAAAACTTTTTAACAGAAGGGAAATTTATTGTTTCCTATTCAGCAATGATTGCTCAAAAGACTTCCTTATTATACATAGAAGCGCTTGAAGACAGTGACATTCTTGAAATTGACTATAACCAATGGCTTGAGGTAAAAAAAAGACATGAATGCTGGAGTGTGCTTTTAATTGCAATGCTGGAACATGCATTCTCCGTAAAAGAAAAAAGAGAACGAGACCTGCTTTTGCTTGATGCCAGAGAAAGGTACATAGACTTTCTCAATGAATTTCCAACACTGGAAAGCCGCGTAAAGCAACATATGATAGCCTCCTACCTAGGAATATCTCCAATATCTTTAAGCAGAATAAGAAAAAATGAAAATCATTAA